One part of the Maribacter aquivivus genome encodes these proteins:
- a CDS encoding DUF3095 family protein: MKNTKFYTELKKLNKPLVAILEKDSDFTAVPLTWHVVVVDIQNSTQAVQDGNHHQVNLTATGSIISVLNTVRKIKRNIEIPYFFGGDGATFLLPKDLLDKVIAVLDNYSVHIKRKTNLVLRVGHVSVKELVSEKCHLKIAKHQLTERLTIPIILGNGLHKAEEIIKSNFKELPNSKFNESLLNLEGMECRWEEVNPEQNKAKVVCLLLDCVEEKNQRAIYKEVLIKMDAIFGTFTERQPIKSERLKLDASLYKIWEEMRVSLADKNWFYFIKNWIKTNIGRIYFSLSKSGKKYLEQIGQLSHSFMLDGMINTIFTAEQDKIDLFIDYLNQLETEGKIVYGIHVTHASVMSCYVLDRKTSHSHFVDGTEGGYTSAAKMLKVKKKALAN; this comes from the coding sequence ATGAAAAACACCAAATTCTATACAGAGCTTAAAAAGTTAAATAAACCGCTAGTAGCAATACTAGAAAAGGATTCTGACTTTACGGCTGTGCCTCTAACCTGGCATGTTGTTGTAGTAGATATTCAAAATTCTACACAAGCAGTACAAGATGGTAATCACCACCAGGTAAATTTAACGGCTACCGGTAGTATAATTTCGGTATTGAATACCGTTCGTAAAATCAAACGAAATATAGAGATTCCTTATTTCTTTGGTGGTGACGGCGCAACCTTCTTATTACCTAAAGACTTACTTGATAAGGTGATTGCTGTATTAGATAATTATAGTGTACACATTAAAAGAAAAACCAATTTAGTACTAAGGGTTGGACATGTTTCTGTTAAAGAACTTGTATCAGAAAAGTGTCATCTAAAGATTGCCAAACATCAACTAACAGAACGGCTTACCATACCCATTATACTTGGCAACGGCTTACATAAAGCAGAAGAAATTATTAAATCTAATTTTAAAGAACTACCAAATTCTAAATTCAATGAAAGTTTATTGAATTTAGAAGGAATGGAATGTAGGTGGGAAGAAGTAAATCCAGAACAAAATAAAGCCAAAGTAGTTTGCCTGTTGTTAGATTGCGTTGAAGAAAAAAATCAAAGAGCTATTTATAAAGAAGTACTTATTAAGATGGATGCAATTTTCGGAACCTTTACAGAAAGGCAACCTATAAAAAGTGAACGCCTAAAACTAGATGCAAGCCTTTATAAAATATGGGAAGAAATGCGCGTAAGCCTTGCAGACAAAAATTGGTTCTACTTCATTAAAAATTGGATTAAAACCAACATTGGTCGTATATACTTTAGCCTTTCTAAAAGCGGAAAAAAATACCTAGAGCAAATTGGTCAGTTATCCCATTCATTTATGTTAGATGGCATGATCAATACCATTTTTACGGCAGAACAAGATAAAATAGATCTGTTTATAGACTACCTAAACCAACTTGAAACCGAAGGTAAAATAGTATACGGTATACACGTTACCCATGCCTCTGTTATGTCTTGTTACGTTTTAGACAGAAAAACAAGTCACTCTCATTTCGTTGATGGCACAGAAGGCGGCTACACATCTGCAGCAAAAATGCTCAAAGTCAAAAAAAAGGCATTAGCTAACTAG
- a CDS encoding DUF481 domain-containing protein, which translates to MKLTFNFITSICCISIFFLSFSIEAQLVNIESKRMHTDSLRFVLNSDLLFNYTDNNGEYILQVSSNVTTQFKSKNLNSIYFFIGNVNLIRSKDEDFQNSYFLHARFNQKLTEVIRFEAFIQNQNNQKLTISERNLLGAGLRLKLFSKNGSLAYFGNSYIYEIESVDDSNQKFYNHRNSSYVSLNQNFKKYNLDITGTFYFQPLYKNISNHRILSQFKAEMPLTKRISFSALYNYAVINFNSVLEDNRSSNVSFGLTLNL; encoded by the coding sequence ATGAAATTGACCTTTAATTTTATTACATCAATTTGCTGTATTTCTATATTTTTTTTAAGCTTTTCTATTGAGGCTCAATTGGTAAATATTGAATCTAAACGCATGCATACAGACTCTTTACGGTTTGTTTTAAATAGCGATTTACTTTTTAATTATACTGATAACAATGGGGAATATATACTGCAGGTGAGTTCTAATGTTACCACACAGTTTAAGTCTAAAAACCTTAATAGCATTTATTTCTTTATAGGTAATGTTAACCTTATACGTTCTAAAGATGAAGATTTTCAGAATTCATATTTTTTACATGCAAGGTTTAATCAAAAATTGACTGAAGTAATTCGTTTTGAAGCCTTTATTCAAAATCAGAATAACCAAAAATTAACCATATCTGAACGAAATTTATTAGGTGCTGGTTTACGTCTAAAGTTGTTTTCAAAAAATGGCTCGCTTGCCTATTTTGGTAATTCTTATATTTATGAAATTGAATCTGTAGATGACTCTAATCAAAAGTTCTACAATCATAGAAATAGTAGCTATGTATCTTTAAATCAAAATTTTAAAAAATATAATCTAGATATAACCGGTACATTTTACTTTCAGCCATTGTATAAAAACATAAGTAATCATAGAATTCTTAGTCAGTTTAAAGCAGAAATGCCTTTAACAAAAAGAATCAGCTTTTCTGCGCTTTATAATTACGCTGTAATCAATTTTAATTCGGTTTTAGAAGATAACCGTTCATCTAATGTTAGTTTTGGACTTACATTGAATTTATAA
- a CDS encoding BamA/TamA family outer membrane protein, whose amino-acid sequence MLIKADDNFIHQKNNYNFMRSKIIFLIFLVGHCTIFSQNADEIKSNSKKEISHSFYITSNVGNVSFEEANKVLNEINTASKNDSNATLLLIGNVVNKDGFSAKEKHQGATKEYLMPLMQLWDDFNGSVILTPGQNEWLKGAPQSIDDLESFLQDNSKAKFWPNDGCPLERETINDDVVLEMVDSQWFLEDWDNHPYINQKCEIKTRDQFFAEFKDDLKDSQGKTVIVAVYQPVMSNTKISMVNKMGGFTPQSYQNKENRNLRGRLETIASQFNDVIFVSGKDRNLQYLEDDGIPQIISGAIGKTEKARAPKEDHFESSANGYAKLTVYKDGSTEVDLVEIKNGASEVAFTQKIKRERLSLDDVSYPNKLNATTAMASIYTKEETNKKGFYKWMWGNHYRNLYSKEIEAPILQIDALPNNVTPISEGGGTQSRSLRFIDDNENEYTLRALRKSALRFLQTNAINNHYVEDYLDNTVAERYLLDFYTTAHPYAQFAMSDLSKTLDVLHSNPKIYYVPKQKGLGIYNEDYGDALFMLEEHAGGENKDFETFGRPDDIISTTDLRFELMESKDSYVDEPSFIRARLFDMLVGNWDRHQDQWRWAQFKTEEGKKRYEAIPRDWDQAFPKYDGTIIGMLKFAFPLLRKMESYDTDVKSVKWFNLSGYPMDKTFIKNAKWNDWKKQVDFIQENLSDSEIDAAFNTLPKAAQDNSIDVIKKNLKLRRDGLQSIAKSYYDYLNNFEVIIGTEDDDNFLITRKPNGETAISISKDTIVFNNTYNAKQTKEIWVYGLDGQDTFTVDGDGKDLINVKIIGGKKNDTYDFKTTKKVKLYDFKSKNNTIVNDKSKKWLTDAYDINTYDYQKRKYNENIVFPSIGFDGDTGFRIGLKDRFTTYGLANNPFKSQHTIGAEYFFATNGFAIDYNAEFAHIFHNWNLGFDARYGSPNFTMNYFGDGNESTYDSDLDRDFNRVRIRQWKISPYLIRKNESSSYFFRSALESFDVSNDDERLVGQAFAEDNDVYEQQLYVSGEVGYGYKNQNNPAFPSRAMSADIAAGYKTSINGFDNSFAYIKPSIALTYPLHPSGIAVIATKLAGEAIIGDTYEFYHGAVIGGNTSLRAYRNERFNGKSAFYQSTDLRVGVTRFKTNFIPLQMGVSAGFDYGRVWSDNDNSTKWHNDYGGSVWISGFSALTGNLGFYHGGDGNRLVFSLGFNF is encoded by the coding sequence ATGCTAATAAAGGCAGACGACAATTTCATCCATCAGAAAAACAACTATAATTTCATGCGTTCAAAAATCATATTCTTAATATTTCTTGTAGGTCACTGTACTATTTTTTCGCAAAATGCAGATGAGATAAAATCTAACTCGAAAAAAGAGATTTCTCATTCTTTCTATATCACTTCTAACGTAGGTAATGTTTCATTTGAAGAGGCAAATAAAGTATTGAACGAAATTAATACGGCTTCTAAAAACGATAGCAATGCAACTTTGCTACTTATTGGTAATGTGGTTAATAAAGATGGTTTTTCTGCAAAAGAGAAGCATCAAGGTGCAACTAAAGAGTATTTAATGCCTTTAATGCAATTATGGGATGATTTTAATGGTAGTGTTATTTTAACGCCAGGACAAAATGAATGGTTAAAAGGAGCTCCACAAAGTATTGATGATTTGGAATCTTTTTTACAAGATAACAGTAAAGCTAAATTTTGGCCCAATGATGGTTGCCCGTTAGAGCGCGAAACTATTAATGATGATGTTGTTTTAGAAATGGTAGATTCTCAATGGTTTTTAGAAGATTGGGATAATCACCCGTATATCAATCAAAAATGTGAAATTAAGACGAGAGATCAATTTTTTGCAGAGTTTAAAGATGACCTAAAAGACAGCCAAGGCAAAACAGTTATTGTAGCAGTTTACCAACCTGTTATGAGCAATACCAAAATTTCTATGGTAAACAAAATGGGTGGCTTTACTCCACAATCCTATCAAAATAAAGAGAATAGAAATTTACGAGGTAGATTAGAAACCATTGCAAGTCAGTTCAATGATGTCATATTTGTATCAGGTAAGGATAGAAATTTACAGTATTTAGAAGATGATGGTATTCCTCAGATTATTAGTGGCGCAATAGGCAAAACAGAGAAAGCAAGAGCACCAAAAGAAGACCATTTTGAGTCTAGTGCCAATGGTTACGCCAAGTTAACCGTTTATAAAGATGGTAGCACCGAAGTTGATTTAGTTGAGATTAAAAATGGAGCATCTGAAGTTGCCTTTACCCAAAAAATTAAAAGAGAGCGTCTTTCTTTAGACGATGTTTCTTATCCTAATAAATTAAATGCAACGACTGCCATGGCTTCTATTTATACGAAAGAAGAGACTAATAAAAAGGGATTCTATAAATGGATGTGGGGCAACCACTATAGAAATCTTTATAGTAAAGAAATTGAAGCTCCAATATTACAAATAGATGCGCTACCCAATAATGTAACACCAATTTCTGAAGGTGGTGGTACACAATCTAGATCATTGAGGTTTATAGATGATAATGAGAATGAGTATACTTTACGTGCCTTACGTAAAAGTGCATTACGTTTTCTGCAGACCAATGCCATTAATAATCATTACGTAGAAGATTACCTTGATAATACCGTTGCAGAACGTTATTTGTTGGATTTTTACACCACAGCACATCCATATGCACAATTTGCCATGAGTGACTTGTCTAAAACGTTAGACGTACTTCATTCAAACCCTAAAATTTATTACGTACCTAAACAAAAAGGATTAGGCATTTATAATGAAGATTATGGCGATGCATTATTTATGTTAGAAGAGCATGCGGGTGGTGAGAACAAAGACTTTGAAACCTTTGGTAGACCAGATGATATTATTAGTACTACAGACCTACGTTTTGAGTTGATGGAATCTAAAGATTCGTACGTAGATGAGCCAAGTTTTATACGTGCTCGTTTATTTGATATGCTGGTTGGTAACTGGGATCGTCATCAAGATCAATGGCGTTGGGCACAATTTAAAACAGAAGAGGGTAAAAAGAGATATGAAGCTATACCACGTGATTGGGATCAAGCTTTTCCTAAATATGACGGGACTATTATTGGTATGCTAAAATTTGCTTTTCCGTTGCTTCGTAAAATGGAAAGTTATGATACCGATGTAAAGAGTGTAAAATGGTTTAATCTTTCTGGTTATCCTATGGATAAAACTTTTATAAAAAATGCGAAGTGGAATGATTGGAAGAAACAGGTAGATTTTATTCAAGAAAATTTATCTGATTCAGAAATAGATGCTGCCTTCAATACCTTGCCCAAAGCAGCCCAAGACAATAGTATTGATGTAATTAAAAAGAACTTAAAATTACGTAGAGATGGTTTGCAAAGTATAGCTAAATCTTATTATGATTACTTAAATAATTTTGAGGTCATTATAGGAACCGAAGACGATGATAATTTTTTAATTACTAGAAAACCGAACGGTGAAACAGCTATATCTATTTCTAAAGACACCATAGTTTTTAATAATACATACAATGCAAAGCAAACCAAAGAAATTTGGGTATATGGTTTAGACGGTCAAGATACATTTACTGTTGATGGAGATGGAAAAGATTTGATCAATGTTAAAATTATAGGAGGAAAGAAAAACGATACCTATGATTTTAAGACCACAAAAAAAGTGAAGCTTTATGACTTTAAAAGCAAGAACAACACCATAGTAAATGATAAGTCTAAAAAGTGGCTTACAGATGCTTATGACATTAATACGTATGACTATCAGAAAAGAAAATATAATGAGAATATTGTTTTTCCAAGTATAGGTTTTGATGGTGATACCGGTTTTAGAATAGGACTAAAAGATCGTTTTACAACCTATGGTTTGGCTAATAATCCATTTAAATCTCAACATACCATTGGTGCTGAATATTTCTTTGCAACAAACGGATTTGCAATAGATTATAATGCGGAATTTGCACATATATTTCATAATTGGAATTTAGGATTTGATGCAAGATATGGGAGTCCTAATTTTACTATGAATTATTTTGGTGATGGTAATGAATCTACATATGATTCTGACTTAGACAGAGATTTTAATAGAGTACGTATAAGACAATGGAAAATTTCTCCTTATCTAATTCGTAAGAACGAAAGTAGTAGCTATTTCTTTAGATCTGCCTTAGAATCTTTTGATGTTTCTAATGACGATGAACGTTTGGTTGGTCAAGCATTTGCTGAAGATAATGATGTGTATGAGCAGCAATTATATGTATCTGGTGAAGTAGGGTATGGGTATAAAAATCAGAATAATCCGGCTTTTCCTAGTCGTGCCATGTCGGCTGATATAGCTGCGGGTTATAAAACTAGTATCAACGGATTTGATAATAGTTTTGCCTATATAAAACCTTCGATAGCTTTAACTTACCCATTACACCCGAGTGGTATTGCGGTAATTGCTACAAAATTAGCAGGAGAAGCAATTATTGGTGACACCTATGAATTTTATCATGGTGCCGTAATTGGTGGTAACACAAGTTTACGGGCTTATAGAAACGAACGATTTAACGGTAAGTCTGCATTTTATCAAAGTACAGACCTTAGGGTTGGTGTAACTCGTTTTAAAACGAATTTTATACCACTACAAATGGGTGTAAGTGCTGGTTTTGACTATGGTCGCGTATGGTCAGATAATGATAATTCTACAAAATGGCATAATGATTACGGAGGATCGGTTTGGATATCTGGTTTTAGTGCCTTAACAGGTAATCTGGGTTTCTATCATGGTGGTGATGGCAATAGGCTGGTATTTAGTTTAGGTTTTAACTTCTAG
- a CDS encoding DUF2750 domain-containing protein, with amino-acid sequence MHHKKIESVFNLKPSERYGFLVRKVADFEQIFLILDKNGDYVTCSTGETECIPVWPEMEFAKEFLNSDWIDHNVVRVELRAFLEWLDKLELENYLIGAFPNRVFDAIVVKPNEIKSHLIFECEQYE; translated from the coding sequence ATGCACCATAAAAAAATCGAAAGCGTTTTTAACCTAAAACCATCCGAGAGGTATGGGTTTTTAGTTCGTAAAGTTGCCGATTTTGAACAAATATTCTTGATTTTAGACAAGAATGGAGATTACGTTACTTGCTCAACTGGAGAAACGGAATGTATTCCTGTATGGCCAGAAATGGAATTCGCTAAGGAGTTTCTAAACTCGGACTGGATTGACCATAATGTTGTAAGGGTCGAGTTAAGGGCGTTTTTGGAGTGGTTAGATAAACTAGAATTGGAAAATTATTTGATTGGAGCATTTCCGAATCGAGTATTCGACGCCATTGTTGTTAAACCCAATGAAATAAAAAGTCATTTGATTTTTGAATGCGAGCAATACGAATAA
- a CDS encoding NUDIX hydrolase, with protein MQNLKTHYHPDVVSLDNKSIFTRLATRSIAVQGLSILLLYTERYEDYSLPGGGLDDGEDKIEGMIRELSEETGALEVRNIKPFGIYEEYRPWHKPGFDIQHMISYCYTCEINTELGDSKMEHYEIKNGMTAKWVNIYEAIAHNKKTMLESTKKGMSIERETFLLELLAERMY; from the coding sequence ATGCAAAATTTAAAAACTCACTACCACCCAGACGTTGTCTCTTTAGATAATAAATCTATTTTCACCAGACTTGCCACAAGAAGTATTGCTGTACAGGGCCTTTCTATTTTATTGCTATATACAGAGCGTTATGAGGATTATAGTCTACCAGGCGGTGGTTTAGATGACGGTGAAGATAAAATAGAAGGTATGATTCGCGAACTTAGTGAAGAAACCGGAGCCTTAGAAGTAAGAAATATAAAACCCTTTGGTATTTATGAGGAATATAGACCATGGCACAAGCCAGGTTTTGACATTCAACACATGATTTCTTATTGCTATACCTGCGAAATTAATACAGAGTTGGGCGATTCTAAAATGGAGCATTATGAGATTAAAAATGGCATGACCGCAAAATGGGTCAACATTTATGAAGCTATAGCCCATAATAAAAAAACCATGCTTGAAAGCACTAAAAAAGGGATGTCTATTGAAAGAGAAACTTTTCTCTTAGAACTGTTGGCTGAGCGTATGTACTAA
- a CDS encoding lmo0937 family membrane protein, with the protein MKNIIYILVAALVISWVLGFVVFKVMGALVHLLLLLAVVLLIYNWLSNKAST; encoded by the coding sequence ATGAAGAATATAATATACATTTTAGTTGCCGCATTGGTCATAAGTTGGGTATTAGGCTTCGTGGTATTTAAAGTTATGGGAGCGCTAGTTCACCTGCTTCTTTTATTGGCAGTAGTACTTTTAATTTACAATTGGTTAAGCAACAAGGCAAGTACCTAA
- a CDS encoding ABC-F family ATP-binding cassette domain-containing protein, producing MISVDNLAVEFSGTTLFSDVSFVINPTDKIALMGKNGAGKSTMMKIIAGEQKGTRGNVRVPKDAVIAYLPQHLLTEDNCTVFEEAAKAFKHVFSMRDEMDKLNKELETRTDYESDAYMSIIEKVSDLGEKYYALDEVNYDAEVEKALKGLGFRQADFTRQTNEFSGGWRMRIELAKILLQKPDLILLDEPTNHIDIESVIWLEDFLLNKANAVMVISHDRAFIDNITNRTIEVTMGRIYDYKANYSHYLQLRKDRRSHQIKAFQEQQKFIADNMAFIERFKGTYSKTNQVTSRERMLEKLEKIEIDEIDTSSLKLRFPPAPRSGDYPVTVKEMSKSYDEHVVFKDANMSIARGEKVSFVGRNGEGKSTMIKAILGEINVEGTYQLGHNVKVGYFAQNQASLLDPELTIFQTVDEVAFGDIRNQIKNILGRFMFSGDDIDKKVSMLSGGEKTRLAMVKLLLEPVNLLILDEPTNHLDLKSKDVLKEALSTYDGTLILVSHDRDFLQGLSQKVFEFKEQRVIEHFETIDAFLERNRIKSISEINLMK from the coding sequence ATGATTTCAGTAGATAACCTAGCCGTAGAATTCAGTGGCACTACCCTATTCAGTGACGTATCTTTTGTCATAAACCCAACCGATAAAATTGCCCTAATGGGTAAGAACGGCGCAGGTAAATCTACCATGATGAAGATTATTGCTGGCGAGCAAAAAGGCACGCGAGGTAATGTTCGTGTACCTAAAGATGCGGTTATAGCATATCTACCACAACACTTGTTAACCGAAGATAATTGTACTGTTTTTGAAGAAGCTGCCAAGGCATTTAAGCATGTTTTTAGCATGCGCGATGAAATGGACAAGCTGAACAAAGAGCTAGAAACTAGAACAGACTATGAGAGTGATGCCTATATGAGCATTATAGAAAAAGTATCTGATCTTGGCGAAAAATATTATGCCCTAGACGAAGTTAATTATGATGCAGAAGTAGAAAAGGCATTAAAAGGATTAGGTTTTAGACAAGCAGATTTCACTAGACAAACCAATGAGTTTAGTGGTGGTTGGCGTATGCGTATAGAATTGGCTAAAATTCTATTACAAAAGCCAGATTTAATTTTGTTAGATGAGCCTACCAACCACATAGATATAGAATCGGTTATTTGGTTAGAAGATTTCTTGTTGAATAAAGCAAATGCTGTTATGGTAATCTCTCACGATAGAGCATTTATAGACAATATTACCAACCGCACCATAGAAGTAACTATGGGGCGCATTTATGATTATAAGGCAAACTACAGCCACTACCTACAATTACGGAAAGACCGTAGATCTCATCAAATAAAAGCCTTCCAAGAGCAGCAAAAGTTTATTGCAGACAACATGGCTTTTATAGAGCGATTTAAGGGTACCTACTCTAAAACCAATCAAGTAACATCGCGAGAGCGCATGCTTGAAAAATTAGAAAAGATAGAAATAGATGAGATTGATACCTCTTCTTTAAAATTACGTTTTCCACCGGCACCACGTTCAGGCGATTACCCTGTAACGGTAAAAGAAATGTCAAAATCCTATGATGAACATGTGGTATTTAAAGATGCCAATATGTCTATTGCAAGAGGAGAAAAAGTCTCTTTTGTAGGTAGAAACGGAGAAGGAAAATCTACCATGATCAAAGCTATTTTAGGCGAAATTAATGTAGAAGGCACATATCAACTTGGTCATAATGTAAAGGTTGGATACTTTGCCCAAAACCAAGCGTCACTCTTAGACCCAGAGCTTACCATCTTCCAAACAGTAGATGAAGTTGCCTTTGGTGATATTCGTAACCAGATTAAAAATATTCTAGGTCGCTTTATGTTTAGCGGCGATGATATTGATAAAAAGGTAAGTATGCTTTCTGGTGGAGAAAAAACCCGTTTGGCAATGGTAAAGTTATTGCTAGAACCAGTCAACCTTTTAATACTAGATGAGCCAACCAACCATTTAGACCTTAAATCTAAAGATGTACTTAAAGAAGCCTTATCAACGTATGATGGTACACTTATATTAGTTTCTCACGATCGCGATTTCTTACAAGGCTTATCGCAAAAAGTATTTGAATTCAAAGAACAACGCGTTATTGAACACTTTGAAACTATTGACGCTTTCTTAGAGCGTAATAGAATTAAGAGTATTTCCGAAATCAATTTGATGAAGTAA